The Polyangium mundeleinium genome contains the following window.
AGCCGCTCGTTTGGCGTCACCGGCGGCCGCTCCACCGTCCCGCGCAGCGCCCTTCCTCGCTGGATCGCCGCGCGCACCTCCGCCCGGAGCGCCTCGTCCACCGCGACGCGCACGGTCACGTTGTCCGCGTGGTATCGCAGCCGCCCCTCGGGGACGACCTCGCCGGTCGCCTCCTCCACGAGCATTGCGTAGGCCCCGACCTGCAATCGATCCGAGGGCCACGCTTCTGGCGCCTCCTTGCCCTCGCCCCGCTTGCAGCGCCCTCGTTTGTGCTCGTAGGGGATCCACCGCCCGTCGCGCCGCCGCAGCGCGTCCACCTCCCCGCGCAACCCGAGCGCTTCGCTCTCCAGCACGAACCTCTCCGAGGGCCCGTCCCCCTCCTCCCGCGCGAGCTCCGCGTGCAGCGTCCGCCCGGCATACACGCGCGCGTCCGCGACGCGGATCTCCTCCACCTCTTCCAGAAAAAACAATCGCTCACAATACGCGAGCGCGTGCAGCGCCATCACGCGCAGCGGCGCGCCGTCCCCCGAACCATCCATGTGGAACCTCCCCGTGAGGAATAGGTTTTACTGGAGGGTACGGGCGCTTGCGGCGGAGGCCAAGTTTGTCGGCGGGGTTTGTCAGGGAGCCCAGGGCGTCCACGTCCACGCCTCGTCGGGCGGGAACGCACACGCCTCCTCGATCGGCGCGAAGAGCTGCGACGTCGTCCTGCTGCTGTCCTCGCGGTCGATCCCGATCGTCAACCGGCACGAACCTCGGCGCGGCCGGTCTCCCGGCGCGAGGGGCGTGTACCAGCGCGCCACGACGGGCGTATCCAGCGCCTCGATCCGATCGAAGAGCAAGTTGTTATCGCCCGCGAAGGGCAGGCCGTACCGTGCGTCCGCCAGCTCTCCCCGCAGACCTCGCCGCACCCGCTCGCAGAGCGCCGCCTCCGCCTCGACCCCGATCATTACGTCGAGGTCCACGACGAGCTCCCGCCGCGCCGGCGCGATCCAGTATTTCGCCCCGTGCGTCCGCGCCTTGTGCTCCTGCCCCGACGCCCCCACGGGATACGAGTGGAGCTGCTGATACAAAGTCGCCGTCTCCGTCGGCGAGACAGCCCCGATTGCGATACGCAATCGCGGCACGTCCCTCCGGATGCGCGTCGTCGGCGTGGGCTCCGGGTCGCGCATCTCGATCCCCGCGCAGTTCAGCACGAGCCCGAATGCGGCCGACGGCGGCATCGTCGGCGCGCTCGGCCGGTACACGCCTGCCTGCATCGCCCGGTACGCCGCGAAGGGCGCGCGTGCACGCAGCCAGAGCCGCTCCATCACGCCTCCCCGAAGGCCGCCGCGCCGATCTTTTCGAGCAGCACCTGCGGGTTCTCGAAGAGCCGCGCGCCCTCTTTCTTCAGCCGCTCCTTCTCCTCCGCCTTCATGCCCCGCACGATCTCCCCGCCGATCCACATCTCCCGACCCGGCAGATCGTCCGCGTGGATACGCGCGAGCTCCGCGAACTTCCCCTCCGCGTCGAAGCCGTACGTATCGAACCCGGCGACGAGCCTCGGCGACAGCCGCGCCACGATGCTCCGCGGCGCCATCTCGAAGTACGCGCGCGCGTGTCCACCCGCCACGTTCGACAGCTCCCCGATCGCCCGCAGCAGAGCCTTCGTCCATGCCTTGCCCTCCTTGGCCTTCAGGCAATCCTCGATCGAGAGCGCGAACGGATACTGGTAGGCGGTGTGATTCACCTCCCGGTGCAGCAGCGCGGACGTCGTCGCATTCTTCCAGGGGCTCGCTCCGGCGTTCAGGGGCGATTGATGAAACGTCGCGTCGAAACGATACGGCGACGTCGCCACGGCGAGATTCATCCGCAGCACGCTGTCGCGCTTCGCCGGGCGCTTCTCCTTTTTCATCGTCGCGCCGTCGGCGACCATGTAACCGAACAGGAAATCGTCCGCGTACGCCTCCGCGTTCGGGAAACTCTTGAACTCCACCGCGAGCTGATCCTCGTCGTGCAGCCTTCGCCGGTTCATCGGCAGCTCGTATCCTGCGAGGATCTCCCGCAGCGCGTTGCGCATCGACTCCGGGCTGATGACCGTGTACTCCTCGTTCTTGCGCGTAATCTTCTGGAGGACCGTTCGGTTCTCCTCGCTCTCGCCCCTGTAATTCGAGCTCGGCGCGGCGTAGGTGAGGACGGTGGCGAACAGATTCAATCGCTGGGACATGATCAGGACTCCTTCGCGGGGATGGACCAGGCGTTCGCGGAGAGGGCGAGCAACGTCAGCGTGCGGACTTTGCCTGTGTCGCCTTGCAGGGCGTGCGTGAGCCGGCTGTATCGCTTCGTATCCAGGAATTGAGGCACCGAGCAGAGCGTGCCGGCGAAGTACGAGACGAAGTCCTGCTCGGGCCTCGCCCGTACCGCGAGGAACGCCTCTTTCGCGACCTTCTCCTTCTTCTCCTCGTAGTCTTTCTTGGATTTCTTGCCGGCCTTCACATCCTCCCAGGCGAGGTTGTATTTGGCCTTCAGCTTCCCGCGCACGTAGCCGCTGACCACCGCGTACACGATGGCCTCGATGCTGTCGTCTCGCGTGTTCTCCGGTGTCTCGTTCTCTTCTTGCATCTCTGCTGCCTCGTTCGACGTGATCTCGAAATACTTGCGCGCGTCGTGGCGGAATGCGTTTGAGCCGAATGTCATCGTGGAGAGCGGGCTCGTCGCGATGAGACGATCGAAAGCGACATGGCGCGGACGGCCGTGGATCAGGTTCGAGAGCCAGACCTGGCGGAAGGGCGGATGCCTGAACGCCTTGCGGTTCCGCGCGTAGTGGTCGACCGTGTCCGCGTCCGGCTCGACCCGCGACGACGAGAGCACACGCACGTTGTTGCCCTCCTTCGTCACGTGATGGACCTCGTAGCCGAGCACGAGATCCGCCGTGTCTTTCCTCCCTTCCCGTGCGGCAATTCGCTCCCGGAGACGCCTCGCCGTGTCGAGCGCCCCCTCGATCGCCAGATCCAGCACGGCCGCCTCCGGCAACGATTTTCCGATGGCCCGCGTCTCGCGAGCTTTCAGCACGTACGGTAGCTCCTCGCAGAACGACGCGAGCGCGGCCACGTCGGGCACCACGATCGCGTACGGCACGTATTCGCGTTTCCCGTCCTGTGGTTTCACGTGCGCAGGGACGTAGATCGACGCGACGAAGGGCCAGAAATGCAGGAGGAATTGATACCGCGCTCGATCGAAGAACGGCACCCCGTCCGCCGAATTCGCCTGCGCGCCCAGGTAATACGTGCTCGGCAGCCGCACCGCGTGCTCCGGCGGACGGCACAGGTCCTTCCACGTATCCTCGGCGAGCCCGCACGCCCTCTTCGCCGCGCGCTCCTCGAATGGCGCGCGCGTCGCCGGCACGCCGCGGAATGTCTCCCACAACATGCGCCGGAACAGCGCCGTCCACTCCCCGCCTTTCGAGCCGTTCCCCGAGGGGTCATACGAGACGAGCCACGCGCCGCTCGGCACGATCCTCGGGTACACGTAATACGTCTTCGTCTTGACCTTCCCCTTCTTGTCGACCTCCTCCTTTTGCACCTCGCGGATCGGCGCTTTGTTTTTCCACGGGCTCGGGTACTCCTCCTCCTCGCTCGCCGCCTCGTATGTCGCGTCGAGCAGGCTCCCGAGCCCCGCGAGATCGATCAAAAGCGAAAGGCCCGCCTCGTCGATACGCGTGATCCGACACGTCCCCGCGAAGCCTCCCGGCTGCCCTTCGAGCCAGCGCACCATGAGCACGAGCCCGGCGAGCCCCGCCCGGTGTTGCGCCGAGGGCAGCTCCGCGAGCGACCATTCCAGCGCAAGCACCGAAGGCGCTTCGTCCTTCTTCGCCGCCTTGCCCCGCGACGCTTTGGCGTTCGTCGTCTCCGTCATGCCTTCCCCTTCGCCGCTTCGGCCAGAAAGCCAATCCGCTCGTCGTACGCCGCGCCGTCCGCGACGCCGTAATACCCGGGCAACCACGAGGGCCGACCCTCGCTCGGGAGCACCGACGTGAAGGGCACGGGCACCACGAGCCCATCGAGCGGCTCCCTCGCGCGGTAGAGCGCTCGCGCCTCCTCCAGATCCCCGTCCAGGATGCAGGGCCGCGAGCGCTCCTCGATGTCGCGGAAGGTCCCCGGCGTCGCGTAGTACCCCTCGTGAAGGAACCGCGCCCAGGCGTCGGGCATCCGCTCCGCGTTCGCGTGGATCTCGAACAGCCCCGCGAGCAAGCGCTGGCTCGTGTCGCCCGACCCGATCGCGTCGAGGAAACGCTTCGTTGCGTCGAGCTCCGACGCATCGTACGGAAGCGTGTTTTCGGGCGGCACGACGATCACACGCGCGCGGAACGCCTCGCCTCGCGCGAGCTTCCGGTTGGCTCGCCCGAACCGCTGCACGAGCGCCGGGATCGGCGCGAGCTCCGTGATCAGGAGGTCCGCGTCGAGGTCGAGGCTCATCTCGCAGACCTGCGTCGTCACGGCGAGCGCCGCCTGGCTCTCCTGCTGGAACGCCTCCACCGTCGCTGTGTGGACCGCTTGCCGATCGCGGAGCTTGAAGCGGCTGTGATAACAGAGCGGCGCCGCGCCGAGCGCCGCTTCGAGCTGGCGCGTGAGCACTTGCGCGCGCCGCACCTGGTTGACGACGCAGAGCACGCGTCGACCTTCGCGGAACGCGTTCGCCGCGATCTCCACGCAGGCGCTCGTGTTCGCCGCCTGCTCGATCCGGTAGCGCGGATGCCCCTCGGCCCGCTCCAGATCCTCGAGCTCGGCGCGGTGCTCCTCGCGCGGGTACGTCACGAGCCCTCGCGCTTCGAGCGCCCTCCGCCGCGCGGGCGGCAGCGTCGCCGTCATGCAGAGGACGGGCACGTCGAAGTGATCGAGCAGCGCCAGCAGGGCCTCGAACATGCGCGGATCGAAGCTGTGCACCTCGTCGATGATCACGGCCGCGTCGGCGAGCACGGGCACGAGGCACAGGCTCCTGTACGCGTGCTCCAGGAAGCCGAGGAATTGATCGACCGTCGCGCTGAAGTACGTGCGCGACCAGAGCCCAAGCGCGAACAGCCGCTCGTCCGCTTCGTTCAGGTGGTGCCGCGTGGCCTTGTCGTGATCGGCGGGGTTGTCCCGCATCGCCTCGATCTCGTAGCGGCTCGACGCGTGCACGAGCGCGCCCTCTCCTTCCGGCGCCGCGCCCACGTAGTCGCGGAAGCCTTCGGTCGCGGTGCCGCGCGTCGGGTAGAGGAAAACGACCCGCCCGATGGGCCGCGTGCGTGCTTGCGCCTCGGCCCACTTCCACGCGGCGAGCGTCTTGCCCGCGCCGCACGCCGCGCGAAGGAGCGCGCGCGGGCCGAGCTCCGCGGCGGCTTCCTGAAAGCGATGCGGTTTGTAGGGCTGCCGCTTCTCGATCTCCTGGATGCGCGGCGCGATCACCGCGGCGTGGATCTCCTCCGGCGTGAGCGCCGGGCGCCGCGCGACCTCGTCGATCCATGCCTCGAAAGACAGCCCTTCCCGCACGACGGCCGAGGCCACCGCGTCCGCCGCGATCAAGCCGGCCTTCGTCGCGAGCAGGAGCGCGCGCCGCGCGCGGGACGCCTCGTCTTGTGCGCGCAGCGCCCTCTGGAGCGCCTTCGCGGCGTCCCTTCCGCGCTTCAGCGCCTCCCCAAAGGGTGGCGCATGGCTCCATCGTCGAGCGGGCAACTCCGGCGCATCGTCGAGCGAAAGCAGCTCGCGGACGCGCGAAAGGATCGCGCGGACCTCCGCGTGCTGGAGGTAAAGCGCGACGCTCTTCTTGCCGTCTTGCGGCTCGCACCAACGGTGGTCCCCGTCCTGACCCGCCTTCACGTGATGCGAGAGCACGGCGGCCGTGACCACGTCGTGATCGAGCGCGGCGTTTTTTGCGAGCCACGCCTTCACCTCGGGCAGGTGCAACACGAGCGCGGAGAGGTGCTCGTGCCGCACCGTCTGCGGCTCCGTGCGTGTGCGCGTGACGGCCGCGAGGAAATCCTCGTTGGCCTTGCCCAGGTCGTGAAAGAGCGCGGCGACGCGCAGGTGCAGGAGGAAACGCGGGCGCGCCTCCTCGGCGATCCGAAAGAACCGACAGAACGACGTCCCCCAGCGACTCTCGGGCCCGAAGAGGCGCGCGGCGGCGCGCTCGGTGTCGTTCGCGTGCGCCTCCAGCGTGACCGGATCACGCCCGCTGCGAATGCTCTTGGCGAGGAGCCTGTCCGGGCTCCCGCTCACGCCCTCGCCTCCCTCCCGACCGGCCCGAACACCCCGCAGCCCATCCGTTGCCGCCCACCGATCCCCGCCCTTTGCACGACGAGCGATCCTTCCTCGGAGAGCCCTCGCAGCGTCGTCCCGAAGCCGACCACCTTGTCCCCGGCGATCGTCACGATCCTCCGCCGCCCCACCTCGATCGACGCCATCACGCCGAGCGCATCGAGCTGCCTTTTCACGGCCTCTGCGAACGGCTCCGGCTCCTGGAAACCCTTGATCACCACCATTCTTGCCGTCAGCGCTTCGGCGGGCCGGAGCGGATACACGCGGGACACGCCGACGTGCACGCGATATCCATCGACATCGAGCGCCTTCCCCGCGAGCGCGAGCACGCGCGGGATCTCGGCGGGCACCACGCGCAATTGCAGCGAGCCGCGCCGTGGATGCAACGCGAGCAATCCATCCGGCCGCGGGATCCCCCCGAGCGGGTGCACCGCGAGCCACGATGCGCCGTGCAGATCCCCGAGCACCCGCGCGAGGGCGCCGAAGAGCGCGTACCCGTGATCGCGTGGCACGAGCGTGCCTGCGAGCGGGAAGACGATGTCGACACGGTCGGGCGGCGAGGACGGCGCGGACAGAGTCACGTGCAGGCTCCGTGGGCTGGAAGGGTACGCGTGCAACCCTATCGGAAGCCTGCCGCTCATGGATACAGCAACTTTGCGCTCCCCTTGTCGCCCTTCACGGCCGCGGCGCGTCCCCCCGTTTCCCCGCCTCCTTCCCCCTCGCCACGCGGCGACCCCCTCGCGCAAGGTCCACGCGCGTCCCTCGCCCCGTGGCGACCCCCTCATGCAACGCTGACCCGTCCCCCTCGCCACGCGGCGACCCCCTCCTGCAACGCTGCCCCGTCCCCCTCGCCACGCGGCGACCCCCTCCTGCAACGCTGACCCGTCCCCCTCGCCGCGCGGCGACCCCCTCGCGTCACGTTCTCCACGACCCCTCGCCATGCGGCGACCCCCTCGCGCCACGACGACGCGTCCCCATTGCCACGCGGCGACCCCCGCGCGCGCCTCCGGCGTCGAACTCCTGCTTTCTTTTTTGCCCCAATGAAAACGCCCCATCTCCGTTCAACGTGCACCCGCCGGCGCGACGCGCTCGGCTGGGTTGTCGGAACCAACCAGACCGGGCCATGGGCCCAGGGAAGAGACCATGCGCAGTTATCGCAGCAATGCCGCGTCGGACGTCCGTATCGAGTATGGCATCGAGCTTGGCGAGGGCCTCGCGTTGTTCCCCGAGCTGACCTCGGCGGCCTCGGATATCAGCACGATCAATGGCGCGCTCGCGGCCCGGTACGAGAGCCGCCGCGCCCTCCGCATTCCGGTCCTCCGGACCCGCGCCGCGCTTCGCTTCGCCGAATACAGCGTCGAGCGCGTCGTTCGCTCCGCGCTCCGCGCCGCCGAGATCGAGGATGGCGGCAGGCGCGCGCGCATCTGCGCGAGCGTCTTTCCGAAAGGATCCAACCCGATCCTCAAGCCCGTCGGAAAGCGCCAGGTCAAGCCACTGAAGGACCTCGTCGAGCGGCTGGCGAAATCGCAGGTCGCCGGCATCGACGCGTATCGCGCCGTGTGGCTCCCGAAGCTCCAGGACGCGCTCGCGAGCTTCGAGGTGGCGGTCGCCACGCACCTCGCCGCCCTCGCGGCGTATGACGACGTATTCAAGGCCGAGCTCGCGCTCCGCGACGCGCACCATGACGCCGTCGACCGGATCATGGGCCAGGTCCGCGCGGCATTCCCGCGCGACCGCGCCCTGCAGGACGTCCTCTTCCCGCCCGTCGACGAGGCCGACGCCACCACCAGCGAGGACGGCGCGGAAGAACCGCTCCCCTCGCATCCGCTCCCGCCCACCGACGCCTGACCTCGACCGGCGCGGGCTCGCTCCGCTCGGTCGAGCCCGCGCCTCCTCCTCTCTCTTCCCCGCCGCTTCCCCCTCGCCTCGACATACCCGACCGTCTTCGGTAAGATCTCGCTCATGAGCTTCGTCGCTCACGACGCCGACCGCGCGTCCCCTCGGCGCATGACGCTCGAGGAGTGGGCCGCGCTGCCCGAGGACGAGCCGGGGGAGCTCGTCGACGGCGAGCTCGTCGAGGAAGAGATGGCCGGGTACGTCCACGAGGTCGTCGTCATTTGGCTCGCGCACCTGCTTCGATCCTGGGCGATCGCGCATGGAGCGCGGGTGGCCGGGTCCGCGGGGAAGTTTGCCGTGTCGGCCACACGGGGGCGCATGCCGGACCTCACGGTGTACCTCGCCGGATCACGCCGCCCGCCCGCGGAAGGACCGATCCGCGTGCCCCCGAGCATCGCCGTCGAGGTCGTCTCGGCGACCCCCCGGGATGCCCGGCGCGACCGCGTGGAGAAATTGAAGGAGTACGCTGCGTTCGGCGTGAAATGGTACTGGATCGTCGATCCTGCGCTTCAATCGTTCGAGATCCTCGAGCTCGGACCGGAGAGCGAATACATCCACAAGGTCACGTCGACCGACGGGCGGATTGAATCGGTTCCGGGATGCGCCGGGCTCCTGATCGATATCGATGCCCTGTGGGCGGAGGTCGCCGAGGTGCGGGCCGAGGGCGAGGGCGAGGCGCCGGAGAAAACCTGATCCAGATGCCCGTCACCGCGGCCGGTCGCCCACGATCGTGGCCCGCTCCATCTTGCGCACCCCCGGCCAGTAATCCTGGACCGCATAATGCTGCGTGCAGCGATTGTCCCAGATCGCCACGCTGTTCTTCTTCCACCGAAATCGAACCTGATACTCGGGGATCTGCGCCTGGCTGATCAGGTAGTTCAGCAGATGGCTCGCCCCAGGCGTGAAGTCCTGGCCAAAGCGCACGTTGTCCGGCGTGTGGAAGTTGACGAAGTGCGTGGTGAACGCATTGACGAACAGCGTCTTTTCGCCGGTCTCCGGATGGGTGCGCACCACCGGGTGCTCCGCGTCGGGGAAACGAGCCTTGAGCGCGTGGCGTTTCTCCAACGGCATGACCGCGCCGAACGTGGCCTCGATGCTGTGCCTGGCGCGCAGCCCCGCGATTTGCTGCTGGATGGGCTCGGGCAGGCGGCGGTAGGCCTCGACCATGTTGACCCAGATCGTGTCACCGCCGACGGCTGGCGTCTCCACGCAGCGCAGGACGCAGCCCATCGGCGGCGCTTCGCGAAAGGTCGTGTCGCAGTGATAGGCGTTCTCGTAGTGCTCCGGCGGGCTGTTCAGGTCCTTGTAAATGAGGACCAGCCCCGGATGGTCGGGATCGCTGCTGGCGACGGGGTGGTCTTCGAGCTCGCCGAAGCGCCTCGCGAACGCGACGTGGTCGGCGCGCGTGATGTCCTGATCACGCAGGAACAGCACCCGGTGTTTCAGCAGGAGCGCGCGGATCTCCGCGAAGAGCCCGTCGTCGCGCACAGCGTCGGCCAGGCTCACGTGCTCGAGCTCGGCTCCGATCGTGCAGGTCAACGGCGCGACCTTGATGGAGTCGTGGGTCGCATGGCGAGGGATCGTCGATCGGGTCCGTGCTGCGCTCGTCATGGCGGCGTCTCCTGGTGGGTCAGGCGATGAAGATCGACGAACCGGTCGTCCTGCGTGCTTCGAGATCGCGGTGCGCCAGCGCCGCGTCCTCCAGCCGGTAGCGCTGGTTGATTTCGATCCGGATCCGCCCCGCGGCGACGTGGTCGAACAGCTCTCCGGCGAGCTCGGCCTTCTCCGCGGGATCGGCGATGTAATCG
Protein-coding sequences here:
- the cas7i gene encoding type I-B CRISPR-associated protein Cas7/Cst2/DevR yields the protein MSQRLNLFATVLTYAAPSSNYRGESEENRTVLQKITRKNEEYTVISPESMRNALREILAGYELPMNRRRLHDEDQLAVEFKSFPNAEAYADDFLFGYMVADGATMKKEKRPAKRDSVLRMNLAVATSPYRFDATFHQSPLNAGASPWKNATTSALLHREVNHTAYQYPFALSIEDCLKAKEGKAWTKALLRAIGELSNVAGGHARAYFEMAPRSIVARLSPRLVAGFDTYGFDAEGKFAELARIHADDLPGREMWIGGEIVRGMKAEEKERLKKEGARLFENPQVLLEKIGAAAFGEA
- the cas5 gene encoding CRISPR-associated protein Cas5 — protein: MERLWLRARAPFAAYRAMQAGVYRPSAPTMPPSAAFGLVLNCAGIEMRDPEPTPTTRIRRDVPRLRIAIGAVSPTETATLYQQLHSYPVGASGQEHKARTHGAKYWIAPARRELVVDLDVMIGVEAEAALCERVRRGLRGELADARYGLPFAGDNNLLFDRIEALDTPVVARWYTPLAPGDRPRRGSCRLTIGIDREDSSRTTSQLFAPIEEACAFPPDEAWTWTPWAP
- a CDS encoding TauD/TfdA dioxygenase family protein, which codes for MTSAARTRSTIPRHATHDSIKVAPLTCTIGAELEHVSLADAVRDDGLFAEIRALLLKHRVLFLRDQDITRADHVAFARRFGELEDHPVASSDPDHPGLVLIYKDLNSPPEHYENAYHCDTTFREAPPMGCVLRCVETPAVGGDTIWVNMVEAYRRLPEPIQQQIAGLRARHSIEATFGAVMPLEKRHALKARFPDAEHPVVRTHPETGEKTLFVNAFTTHFVNFHTPDNVRFGQDFTPGASHLLNYLISQAQIPEYQVRFRWKKNSVAIWDNRCTQHYAVQDYWPGVRKMERATIVGDRPR
- the cas6 gene encoding type I-MYXAN CRISPR-associated protein Cas6/Cmx6 gives rise to the protein MTLSAPSSPPDRVDIVFPLAGTLVPRDHGYALFGALARVLGDLHGASWLAVHPLGGIPRPDGLLALHPRRGSLQLRVVPAEIPRVLALAGKALDVDGYRVHVGVSRVYPLRPAEALTARMVVIKGFQEPEPFAEAVKRQLDALGVMASIEVGRRRIVTIAGDKVVGFGTTLRGLSEEGSLVVQRAGIGGRQRMGCGVFGPVGREARA
- a CDS encoding Uma2 family endonuclease gives rise to the protein MSFVAHDADRASPRRMTLEEWAALPEDEPGELVDGELVEEEMAGYVHEVVVIWLAHLLRSWAIAHGARVAGSAGKFAVSATRGRMPDLTVYLAGSRRPPAEGPIRVPPSIAVEVVSATPRDARRDRVEKLKEYAAFGVKWYWIVDPALQSFEILELGPESEYIHKVTSTDGRIESVPGCAGLLIDIDALWAEVAEVRAEGEGEAPEKT
- the cmx8 gene encoding type I-MYXAN CRISPR-associated protein Cmx8 → MTETTNAKASRGKAAKKDEAPSVLALEWSLAELPSAQHRAGLAGLVLMVRWLEGQPGGFAGTCRITRIDEAGLSLLIDLAGLGSLLDATYEAASEEEEYPSPWKNKAPIREVQKEEVDKKGKVKTKTYYVYPRIVPSGAWLVSYDPSGNGSKGGEWTALFRRMLWETFRGVPATRAPFEERAAKRACGLAEDTWKDLCRPPEHAVRLPSTYYLGAQANSADGVPFFDRARYQFLLHFWPFVASIYVPAHVKPQDGKREYVPYAIVVPDVAALASFCEELPYVLKARETRAIGKSLPEAAVLDLAIEGALDTARRLRERIAAREGRKDTADLVLGYEVHHVTKEGNNVRVLSSSRVEPDADTVDHYARNRKAFRHPPFRQVWLSNLIHGRPRHVAFDRLIATSPLSTMTFGSNAFRHDARKYFEITSNEAAEMQEENETPENTRDDSIEAIVYAVVSGYVRGKLKAKYNLAWEDVKAGKKSKKDYEEKKEKVAKEAFLAVRARPEQDFVSYFAGTLCSVPQFLDTKRYSRLTHALQGDTGKVRTLTLLALSANAWSIPAKES
- the cas3 gene encoding CRISPR-associated helicase Cas3'; its protein translation is MSGSPDRLLAKSIRSGRDPVTLEAHANDTERAAARLFGPESRWGTSFCRFFRIAEEARPRFLLHLRVAALFHDLGKANEDFLAAVTRTRTEPQTVRHEHLSALVLHLPEVKAWLAKNAALDHDVVTAAVLSHHVKAGQDGDHRWCEPQDGKKSVALYLQHAEVRAILSRVRELLSLDDAPELPARRWSHAPPFGEALKRGRDAAKALQRALRAQDEASRARRALLLATKAGLIAADAVASAVVREGLSFEAWIDEVARRPALTPEEIHAAVIAPRIQEIEKRQPYKPHRFQEAAAELGPRALLRAACGAGKTLAAWKWAEAQARTRPIGRVVFLYPTRGTATEGFRDYVGAAPEGEGALVHASSRYEIEAMRDNPADHDKATRHHLNEADERLFALGLWSRTYFSATVDQFLGFLEHAYRSLCLVPVLADAAVIIDEVHSFDPRMFEALLALLDHFDVPVLCMTATLPPARRRALEARGLVTYPREEHRAELEDLERAEGHPRYRIEQAANTSACVEIAANAFREGRRVLCVVNQVRRAQVLTRQLEAALGAAPLCYHSRFKLRDRQAVHTATVEAFQQESQAALAVTTQVCEMSLDLDADLLITELAPIPALVQRFGRANRKLARGEAFRARVIVVPPENTLPYDASELDATKRFLDAIGSGDTSQRLLAGLFEIHANAERMPDAWARFLHEGYYATPGTFRDIEERSRPCILDGDLEEARALYRAREPLDGLVVPVPFTSVLPSEGRPSWLPGYYGVADGAAYDERIGFLAEAAKGKA